The following coding sequences are from one Delphinus delphis chromosome 17, mDelDel1.2, whole genome shotgun sequence window:
- the KCNS2 gene encoding potassium voltage-gated channel subfamily S member 2 yields MTGQSLWDLSEANVEDGEIRINVGGFKKRLRSHTLLRFPETRLGRLLLCHSREAILELCDDYDDVQREFYFDRNPELFPYVLHFYHTGKLHVMAELCVFSFSQEIEYWGINEFFIDSCCSYSYHGRKVEPEQEKWDEQSDQESTTSSFDEILAFYNDASKFDGQPLGNFRRQLWLALDNPGYSVLSRVFSVLSILVVLGSIITMCLNSLPDFQIPDSQGNPGEDPRFEIVEHFGIAWFTFELMARFAVAPDFLKFFKNALNLIDLMSIVPFYITLVVNLVVESTPTLANLGRVAQVLRLMRIFRILKLARHSTGLRSLGATLKYSYKEVGLLLLYLSVGISIFSVVAYTIEKEENEGLATIPACWWWATVSMTTVGYGDVVPGTTAGKLTASACILAGILVVVLPITLIFNKFSHFYRRQKQLESAMRSCDFGDGMKEVPSVNLRDYYAHKVKSLMASLTSMSRSSPSELSLNDSLH; encoded by the coding sequence ATGACTGGCCAGAGCCTGTGGGACCTGTCGGAGGCCAACGTCGAGGATGGAGAGATCCGCATCAACGTAGGCGGCTTTAAGAAGCGGCTGCGCTCGCACACGCTGCTGCGCTTCCCCGAGACGCGCCTGGGCCGCCTGCTGCTCTGCCACTCGCGCGAGGCCATTCTGGAGCTCTGCGACGACTATGACGACGTCCAGCGTGAGTTCTACTTTGACCGCAACCCCGAGCTCTTCCCCTACGTGCTACATTTCTACCACACCGGCAAGCTTCACGTCATGGCGGAGCTGTGCGTCTTCTCCTTCAGCCAGGAGATCGAGTACTGGGGCATCAACGAGTTCTTCATCGACTCCTGCTGCAGCTACAGCTACCACGGCCGCAAAGTGGAGCCCGAACAGGAGAAGTGGGACGAGCAGAGCGACCAGGAGAGCACCACGTCCTCCTTCGATGAGATCCTGGCCTTCTACAACGATGCATCCAAGTTCGATGGGCAGCCCCTGGGCAACTTCCGCAGACAGCTGTGGCTGGCGCTGGACAACCCCGGCTACTCGGTCCTGAGCAGGGTCTTCAGCGTCCTGTCCATCCTCGTGGTGTTGGGGTCCATCATCACCATGTGTCTCAATAGCCTGCCGGACTTCCAAATCCCTGACAGCCAGGGCAACCCTGGTGAGGACCCCAGGTTCGAAATCGTGGAGCACTTTGGCATCGCCTGGTTCACATTTGAGTTGATGGCCAGGTTTGCCGTGGCCCCTGACTTCCTCAAGTTTTTCAAGAATGCCCTCAACCTGATCGACCTCATGTCCATCGTCCCCTTTTACATCACTCTGGTGGTAAACCTGGTTGTGGAGAGCACACCTACCTTGGCCAACCTGGGCAGGGTGGCCCAGGTCCTCAGGCTGATGCGGATTTTCCGCATCTTAAAGCTGGCCAGACACTCCACTGGCCTCCGCTCCCTGGGGGCCACACTTAAATACAGCTACAAAGAAGTAGGGCTGCTTTTGCTCTACCTCTCTGTGGGGATTTCCATCTTCTCCGTAGTGGCCTACACTATCGAAAAGGAGGAGAATGAGGGCCTGGCCACCATCCCCGCTTGCTGGTGGTGGGCCACCGTCAGTATGACCACTGTAGGGTATGGGGATGTGGTCCCAGGGACCACGGCAGGGAAGCTGACCGCCTCTGCCTGCATCTTGGCGGGTATCCTAGTGGTGGTACTGCCCATCACCTTGATCTTCAATAAGTTCTCCCACTTTTATCGGCGCCAAAAGCAACTCGAGAGTGCCATGCGCAGCTGTGACTTTGGGGATGGAATGAAGGAGGTCCCTTCCGTCAACTTAAGGGACTACTATGCCCATAAAGTTAAATCCCTCATGGCGAGCCTGACGAGCATGAGCAGGAGCTCGCCAAGCGAACTAAGTTTAAATGATTCCCTGCATTAG